From Nitratidesulfovibrio vulgaris str. Hildenborough, a single genomic window includes:
- a CDS encoding HD domain-containing protein — translation MSVHSRESTADRPCAATYALPSLTFGCDARWPVPGEDACHALWDAYAMPEHIRAHSTLVAGIAGALADLAVAAGMGGVHPATVRASGLLHDIAKDYTIRHGGNHAQLGAAWALAATGNPAIAQGVMHHVHWPWGEDLGPWFLPLVIIYADKRVKHDRMVTLEERFDDLIDRYGRTERIRERIRESHHQATTIERALVARLGIRLHESTLDRGRLVERA, via the coding sequence ATGTCCGTCCATTCCCGGGAAAGCACCGCCGACAGGCCCTGTGCCGCGACCTACGCCCTGCCTTCCCTTACCTTCGGGTGTGATGCCCGCTGGCCCGTTCCCGGTGAGGATGCCTGCCACGCCCTCTGGGACGCCTACGCCATGCCGGAGCATATCCGGGCGCACAGTACCCTCGTGGCGGGCATCGCAGGGGCCCTGGCCGACCTCGCGGTGGCGGCGGGCATGGGCGGGGTGCACCCGGCCACGGTGCGCGCCAGCGGTTTGCTGCACGACATCGCCAAGGACTACACCATCAGGCATGGCGGCAACCATGCGCAACTGGGGGCGGCATGGGCGTTGGCGGCCACCGGCAACCCCGCCATCGCGCAGGGGGTCATGCACCATGTGCACTGGCCGTGGGGCGAAGACCTCGGCCCGTGGTTCCTGCCGCTGGTCATCATCTACGCCGACAAACGGGTCAAACACGACCGCATGGTCACGCTCGAGGAACGCTTCGACGACCTCATCGACCGCTACGGCAGGACGGAGAGGATACGCGAGCGCATCCGCGAGTCGCACCATCAGGCCACAACCATAGAACGCGCCCTCGTGGCGCGACTGGGGATACGCCTCCATGAAAGTACTCTTGATCGCGGGCGGCTGGTCGAGCGAGCGTGA
- a CDS encoding response regulator, which yields MMLPVILFVDDDHNVLNGLRRMLAPQQNRWNMLFAHDAADALRIVDQTEVDVVVADIRMPGMDGATLLRHIRTARPTTLRLVLSGYTEETSHLHTSSLAHQSISKPCDAARLVPALEDALRLRPLIADDDLYGRLSRLDALPSLPETLREVLAELNAPNPSLRRLGTLIQRDMALSANLLRLVNSAFYGFARRISMPEQAVVLLGVRALRSLVLAAHLFDSLGGAPVAVRQLTGLWEHGVRTSGLAQGIATQAGLSHEERDNALSAGLLHDVGKLALAAIAPDRVNAVFERMAAGEGSFIDIERRHHKATHADVGSYLLGTWGLPIPVVTAIARHHNPADSETVLGTVTVVHVANAIDHLLQTPDAIDALLAAGGNLTLPGCDMRHLETLGVLDALPAWLQVARDRLQAVQPA from the coding sequence ATGATGCTGCCCGTCATCCTGTTCGTCGACGACGACCATAACGTGCTCAACGGCCTGCGGCGCATGCTTGCCCCGCAACAGAACCGATGGAACATGCTCTTTGCCCACGACGCCGCAGATGCCCTGCGCATCGTCGACCAGACGGAAGTCGACGTGGTGGTGGCAGACATCCGCATGCCGGGCATGGACGGCGCCACCCTGTTGCGGCACATCCGCACCGCGCGCCCCACCACGTTACGGCTGGTGCTCTCGGGCTATACCGAAGAGACCTCGCATCTGCATACGTCCTCTCTTGCGCACCAGTCCATCAGCAAACCGTGCGATGCCGCCCGTCTCGTCCCCGCACTGGAAGACGCGCTGCGCCTACGCCCACTCATCGCCGATGACGACCTTTACGGCAGGCTGTCGCGCCTCGACGCGTTGCCCTCCCTTCCCGAGACCTTGCGCGAAGTGCTCGCCGAACTGAACGCCCCCAACCCGTCGCTACGCAGGCTTGGCACACTCATCCAGAGGGACATGGCCCTCTCGGCGAACCTGCTGCGCCTCGTCAATTCGGCCTTCTACGGTTTCGCCAGACGCATCTCCATGCCGGAACAGGCCGTCGTGCTGCTGGGCGTACGGGCCCTGCGCTCACTCGTGCTGGCCGCACACCTCTTCGATTCCCTGGGGGGTGCGCCCGTCGCCGTCCGGCAGTTGACCGGGCTGTGGGAGCACGGTGTCCGCACCTCCGGGCTAGCACAGGGCATCGCCACGCAGGCGGGACTGTCCCACGAGGAGCGCGACAACGCCCTTTCAGCCGGCCTGCTGCACGACGTGGGCAAGCTTGCCCTTGCCGCCATCGCCCCCGACAGGGTCAATGCCGTCTTCGAACGCATGGCGGCTGGAGAAGGTTCGTTCATCGACATCGAACGCAGGCACCACAAGGCCACCCATGCCGATGTGGGGTCGTATCTGCTTGGCACGTGGGGGCTACCCATCCCCGTGGTCACGGCCATCGCGCGACATCACAATCCTGCGGACTCAGAGACGGTATTGGGCACGGTGACGGTGGTACACGTGGCCAACGCCATCGACCACCTGTTGCAGACCCCCGACGCCATCGATGCCCTGCTTGCGGCAGGCGGCAACCTCACCCTGCCGGGATGCGACATGAGACACCTTGAAACCCTTGGCGTTCTTGACGCATTACCCGCGTGGCTGCAGGTTGCACGGGACAGGCTTCAGGCAGTCCAGCCAGCCTGA
- the hypE gene encoding hydrogenase expression/formation protein HypE yields the protein MSGETLLLDYGSGGRASHRLISDLFLRHFDNPILGTLNDAARLDLTGPLAMSTDSYTVDPIFFPGGDIGTLAVHGTVNDVSMLGARPRYLSCGFILEEGLDMDILERVVASMGKAAREAGVFIVTGDTKVVPRGACDKMFINTTGIGEILVDPAPSGDRARPGDAILISGSMGDHGLTILSQRQGLNFAADVCSDSASLNRVVEKLVLEVGDIHVLRDPTRGGLATTLNEIAGQSQAVCHVLETAVPVRESVRNGCSFLGLDPLYLANEGKLICILPEERAEAALAVLREGPHGEHAARIGSVKSVGELGAARAGQVVMETALGGHRLLSMLEGEQLPRIC from the coding sequence ATGAGCGGCGAAACCCTTCTTCTCGATTACGGCAGCGGCGGGCGCGCATCGCACCGCCTCATTTCCGACCTCTTCCTCCGCCATTTCGACAACCCCATCCTCGGCACGCTCAACGACGCCGCCCGTCTCGACCTGACAGGCCCCCTCGCCATGAGCACCGACAGCTACACCGTAGACCCCATCTTCTTCCCCGGCGGCGACATCGGCACGCTGGCGGTGCACGGCACCGTCAACGACGTCTCCATGCTGGGCGCACGGCCGCGCTACCTCAGCTGCGGTTTCATCCTCGAAGAGGGACTGGACATGGACATCCTCGAACGGGTGGTCGCCTCCATGGGGAAGGCCGCGCGTGAGGCGGGGGTGTTCATCGTGACGGGTGATACCAAGGTCGTGCCCCGTGGGGCCTGCGACAAGATGTTCATCAACACCACCGGCATCGGCGAGATTCTGGTCGACCCCGCGCCCTCGGGCGACAGGGCGCGCCCCGGTGACGCCATCCTCATCAGCGGCAGTATGGGCGACCACGGGCTGACCATCCTCTCGCAGCGTCAGGGGCTGAACTTCGCTGCGGATGTGTGCAGCGACTCGGCCTCCCTCAACAGGGTGGTGGAGAAGCTGGTGCTGGAGGTCGGCGACATCCACGTGCTGCGCGACCCCACCCGTGGGGGTCTCGCCACGACACTGAACGAGATAGCGGGCCAGTCGCAGGCCGTGTGCCATGTGCTGGAGACGGCCGTGCCCGTGCGCGAGTCGGTGCGCAACGGCTGCTCGTTCCTCGGACTCGACCCGCTGTATCTAGCCAATGAGGGCAAGCTCATCTGCATCCTGCCCGAGGAGAGGGCCGAGGCCGCGCTTGCCGTGTTGCGCGAAGGGCCGCACGGTGAACACGCTGCCCGCATCGGGAGTGTGAAGTCCGTCGGTGAACTCGGGGCAGCCCGGGCCGGTCAGGTGGTGATGGAGACGGCCCTTGGCGGGCACCGCCTGCTTTCCATGCTCGAAGGCGAGCAGTTGCCGCGCATCTGCTAG
- the hypD gene encoding hydrogenase formation protein HypD gives MSVDFTSSFKDPALCRGLLDRLHRELDRPLRFMEVCGTHTVAIFQSGIRPLLPEGVRHLSGPGCPVCVTHESEVAAYLQLAERGDVIIATFGDLMRVPGPGGRNLKLAQAQGARIEVVYSSFDALKLAADNPGEKVVFLGIGFETTAPTVAGTVQMARAQGLDNFMVLSFHKLVPPALRALLVDPECAVDAFLLPGHVSTVLGIEPYRFVATEFGTPGVIAGFDPVDILQALLIMVEQRKTGEYGIVNAYRRAVDDAGNPRARQVMDDVFMQSDALWRGIGLLPGSGLVFRPEYARFDAMQRLGLTLPEARDTPGCKCGDVLKGKMQPNECPLFGKACVPAKPVGPCMVSTEGSCAAYYKYNVEA, from the coding sequence GTGAGCGTCGATTTCACCTCTTCGTTCAAGGACCCCGCGCTGTGTCGCGGGCTGCTCGACCGGCTGCACCGGGAACTGGACAGGCCTCTGCGGTTCATGGAGGTGTGCGGTACGCACACCGTGGCCATCTTCCAGAGTGGCATCCGTCCGCTTCTGCCCGAGGGCGTCCGCCATCTTTCCGGGCCGGGGTGCCCGGTCTGCGTCACCCATGAAAGTGAGGTGGCGGCGTATCTCCAGCTTGCGGAACGCGGCGACGTCATCATCGCCACCTTCGGCGACCTCATGCGCGTACCGGGCCCCGGCGGGCGCAATCTCAAGCTGGCACAGGCGCAGGGCGCACGCATCGAGGTGGTGTACTCCTCGTTCGACGCGCTGAAGCTGGCTGCGGACAACCCCGGCGAGAAAGTCGTCTTCCTCGGCATCGGCTTCGAGACCACCGCACCCACCGTGGCTGGCACTGTGCAGATGGCCCGTGCACAGGGGCTGGACAATTTCATGGTGCTCTCGTTCCATAAACTGGTGCCGCCCGCGTTGCGCGCCCTGCTGGTCGACCCGGAATGTGCCGTCGACGCCTTCCTGCTGCCCGGCCACGTCTCCACGGTGCTGGGCATCGAACCCTATCGCTTCGTGGCCACCGAATTCGGTACGCCGGGGGTCATCGCCGGTTTCGACCCTGTGGACATCCTTCAGGCGTTGCTCATCATGGTCGAACAGCGCAAGACGGGAGAGTATGGCATCGTCAACGCCTACCGTCGCGCAGTGGACGATGCGGGCAACCCGCGGGCACGACAGGTCATGGACGACGTGTTCATGCAGTCCGATGCGCTGTGGCGTGGCATCGGCCTCCTGCCGGGCAGCGGGCTGGTCTTCCGCCCCGAGTATGCAAGGTTCGACGCCATGCAGCGTCTGGGACTGACTCTGCCCGAAGCGCGCGATACGCCCGGTTGCAAGTGCGGTGATGTGCTCAAGGGCAAGATGCAGCCCAACGAATGTCCTCTTTTCGGCAAGGCCTGCGTGCCCGCAAAACCGGTGGGCCCGTGCATGGTCTCCACCGAAGGCAGCTGTGCCGCCTACTACAAATACAACGTCGAGGCGTAA
- a CDS encoding PAS domain S-box protein: MTTVTATHIGQQSGKAASRGLSGPACLNEMLLSLVSLRDADNAEQIADKMRTVAWLLPPALGEGCYAARIVWLGTAYDPPGLPAFPPHIIHPFDVASRETGSIELWRTPAAPLPPRAYALLEDCGQIISSCLQQIVTVAATRERAEQYRSIFDYVTEALVLYDLEGIILDINAAALRLLGADHERLRGRWFGDLLPPDDAAELAAHINRIRLRGMTFAESHLRRMDGRPVPVEMTDRLLLLQGRQVVLSNARDISERHSAREALERRMEREHLVGDIATLLAGSTPEATQAALTAVTERLGNFLGVRHVWFIEMPPGETTVSLRHEWRAAGATSRKGTLDATPLNMLPWSLWRLTDFETVAIEDAGSLGKGHEHERDRHREMGLVSTLAVPLRRRAELAGCLAMDDIGNRKWSAEDIALAETVGGMLGAALDRTATLLQHQRAHAHIAAILDTLPAQVAVVDGTGRITHVNASWLHAAADMSLPEPMRCLPGADYLSALDAKTPDIPSAGDAATLLREILAGRREGGSLEYEVMADGRRHFMLQLAPLMPPLTGAVLMRSDVTALRRAEADLARSEVRYRMLLDTMQEGLLFTDAAGRMTYINGPFCAMVEHDADALAGREALDLVAPESRQAFQNLLFPEEAPPSLQEITWLTSKGGRAFSLVSPSILRDSHGHFIGLTAMITNITQRRILESQLAQTQKLEAVGSLATGIAHEINSPVQYLGSNLTFLQHAFDEIMKAYTTCDTALRTARDGSSDVPSIDAALDAMQHLDTAYLRDEAPRALRECLEGVEHIAAIVRSVRQFAHPGNGTVVPVNINFNIESTVNVARSSWRRVASLRLDLAPGLPPVPCVPSEFNQTVLNLLINAVHAIEDRKAEDPAHEGSIVITSRLKAGWAEVSVSDNGAGIKPEHAAHVFDPFFTTKPMERGTGQGLAIAHACIVGRLGGQLFFRSEPGLGSTFFIRLPFTSPSQEA, translated from the coding sequence ATGACCACCGTTACCGCCACGCACATCGGACAGCAGTCCGGCAAGGCTGCCTCACGCGGCCTCTCAGGTCCGGCCTGCCTCAACGAGATGCTTCTGTCGCTGGTTTCGTTGCGTGATGCCGACAACGCCGAACAGATCGCCGACAAGATGCGCACGGTGGCATGGCTACTGCCCCCGGCCCTCGGCGAGGGGTGCTATGCCGCGCGCATCGTGTGGCTGGGCACGGCCTACGACCCGCCGGGCCTCCCGGCGTTTCCTCCGCACATCATCCACCCGTTCGACGTGGCCTCGCGCGAGACCGGATCCATCGAACTGTGGCGCACGCCCGCCGCGCCGCTACCGCCACGGGCCTATGCGCTCCTTGAGGATTGCGGGCAGATCATAAGCTCATGCCTGCAACAGATCGTAACGGTCGCCGCCACCCGCGAACGCGCCGAACAGTACCGCTCCATCTTCGACTACGTCACCGAAGCCCTTGTACTGTACGACCTTGAAGGCATCATCCTCGACATCAACGCCGCGGCTCTGCGCCTGCTCGGTGCCGACCATGAGCGACTGCGCGGCAGGTGGTTCGGAGACCTGCTCCCCCCCGACGACGCCGCAGAACTTGCAGCGCACATCAACCGCATCCGTCTCCGGGGAATGACGTTCGCCGAGTCGCATCTACGCCGGATGGACGGCAGACCGGTGCCGGTGGAGATGACCGACAGGCTGCTTCTGCTTCAGGGCAGGCAGGTCGTGCTCAGCAACGCCCGCGACATCAGCGAACGGCATTCGGCGCGTGAAGCCCTCGAGCGACGGATGGAGCGCGAGCACCTTGTGGGTGACATCGCCACGCTGCTTGCAGGCTCCACACCGGAGGCGACGCAGGCGGCACTGACAGCGGTGACGGAACGGCTGGGCAACTTTCTCGGCGTCAGGCACGTATGGTTCATCGAAATGCCCCCCGGCGAGACGACAGTGTCCTTGCGCCACGAATGGCGTGCTGCCGGGGCGACGTCGCGGAAGGGCACACTCGATGCCACCCCGCTCAACATGCTGCCGTGGAGCCTGTGGCGTCTGACCGACTTCGAAACGGTCGCCATCGAAGACGCAGGTTCCCTCGGCAAGGGCCATGAGCACGAACGGGACAGGCACAGGGAGATGGGCCTCGTCTCCACCCTCGCCGTGCCCTTGCGCCGTCGGGCCGAACTCGCCGGCTGCCTCGCCATGGACGACATCGGCAACCGCAAATGGAGTGCCGAGGACATCGCCCTCGCGGAAACCGTGGGCGGAATGCTCGGCGCGGCCCTCGACCGCACGGCGACCCTGCTCCAGCACCAGCGGGCACATGCCCACATCGCGGCCATTCTCGACACGCTCCCGGCGCAGGTCGCCGTGGTGGACGGAACCGGACGCATCACCCACGTGAACGCCTCGTGGCTTCATGCCGCGGCGGACATGTCCCTGCCCGAACCCATGCGCTGCCTGCCGGGGGCCGACTATCTCTCCGCCCTTGACGCCAAGACGCCGGACATCCCCTCGGCGGGCGATGCGGCGACGCTGCTGCGCGAGATTCTGGCAGGACGACGCGAGGGTGGGTCGCTCGAATACGAGGTCATGGCCGACGGACGGCGTCACTTCATGTTGCAGCTGGCACCCCTGATGCCACCCCTGACCGGTGCGGTGCTCATGCGTAGCGACGTCACCGCGTTGCGCCGTGCAGAGGCCGACCTCGCCCGCAGCGAGGTTCGTTACAGGATGCTGCTGGACACCATGCAGGAAGGGCTGCTCTTCACCGACGCCGCAGGCCGCATGACCTACATCAACGGCCCGTTCTGCGCCATGGTGGAGCATGATGCCGATGCACTGGCCGGACGCGAGGCACTCGACCTTGTGGCCCCCGAAAGTCGTCAGGCGTTTCAGAACCTTCTCTTCCCCGAAGAAGCCCCTCCCTCACTGCAAGAGATAACATGGCTCACTTCCAAGGGCGGACGGGCGTTCTCCCTTGTCTCTCCCTCCATCCTGCGAGACAGCCACGGGCATTTCATCGGGCTCACGGCCATGATCACCAACATCACGCAACGCCGCATCCTCGAAAGCCAGCTGGCGCAGACCCAGAAGCTGGAGGCCGTGGGCAGTCTCGCCACGGGCATCGCCCATGAGATCAACTCCCCCGTCCAGTACCTCGGCAGCAATCTGACGTTCCTGCAACATGCGTTCGACGAAATCATGAAGGCCTATACGACCTGCGACACGGCCCTCCGCACAGCGCGAGACGGTAGCAGCGACGTGCCCTCCATCGACGCGGCGCTCGACGCCATGCAGCACCTGGACACCGCCTACCTGCGCGACGAAGCCCCGCGGGCACTGCGCGAATGTCTTGAGGGGGTCGAGCATATCGCCGCCATCGTGCGTTCCGTCCGGCAATTCGCCCACCCCGGCAATGGCACCGTGGTCCCCGTCAACATCAACTTCAACATCGAAAGCACCGTCAACGTCGCCCGAAGTTCATGGCGCCGCGTGGCCTCGCTTCGACTCGACCTCGCCCCCGGGCTGCCTCCCGTCCCCTGTGTGCCGTCCGAGTTCAACCAGACGGTGCTCAACCTGCTCATCAACGCCGTACATGCCATCGAGGACCGCAAGGCCGAAGACCCGGCGCATGAGGGGAGCATCGTCATCACATCCCGACTCAAGGCGGGCTGGGCCGAGGTCAGCGTCAGCGACAACGGCGCGGGCATCAAACCCGAACACGCAGCACACGTCTTCGACCCCTTCTTCACGACCAAGCCCATGGAACGGGGTACGGGACAGGGGCTGGCCATCGCCCACGCCTGCATCGTCGGCAGACTGGGGGGCCAACTGTTCTTCCGAAGCGAACCGGGCCTCGGTTCCACGTTCTTCATCCGTCTGCCCTTCACTTCGCCCTCGCAGGAGGCATGA
- a CDS encoding glycosyltransferase family 4 protein: MNVAILGNQARAMVNFWSVFIARLQADGHTVVCIIPPGDAEGDAALTSMGVRVRHYPLDRKGLNPVRDVATFAALYRIFRQERPDRLFCFTIKPVIYGATAAALARVPGRVAMITGLGYMFEADTPVKRLLNRVAVLMYRAALACVHTVFFQNEEDRAVFTAKGIVPAGTEVAMSRGTGVALDHFAPAETVTAPVTFLLVGRLIEAKGLYEYAEAARMLKARHPEARFRVLGPPEQGLGSVPMETINQWHREGVIEYMGQTRDVRPFLREASVVVLPSWREGTPCSVMEGMSMARAAIVTDAPGCREVVEDGVNGFMVPLRSPEALAAAMERFIEDPSLVQRMGRAGRDLAEREFDAEKVAAHIMRVMRLDAAPRAGGNPQ, from the coding sequence ATGAACGTCGCCATTCTGGGCAATCAGGCCCGGGCCATGGTCAATTTCTGGAGCGTGTTCATCGCGCGCCTTCAGGCCGATGGGCACACCGTGGTGTGCATCATCCCTCCCGGTGACGCCGAGGGTGACGCAGCCCTGACCTCCATGGGTGTGCGCGTGCGCCACTACCCGCTCGACCGCAAGGGTCTCAACCCCGTGCGTGACGTCGCCACCTTCGCGGCACTCTATCGCATCTTCAGGCAGGAACGCCCCGACAGGCTTTTCTGCTTCACCATCAAGCCCGTCATCTACGGTGCCACCGCCGCCGCGCTGGCCCGCGTTCCGGGGCGCGTCGCCATGATCACGGGGCTCGGCTACATGTTCGAGGCCGACACCCCCGTCAAACGCCTGCTGAACAGGGTCGCGGTGCTCATGTACCGCGCAGCCCTCGCCTGTGTGCACACCGTCTTCTTCCAGAACGAGGAGGACAGGGCCGTGTTCACCGCAAAGGGCATCGTCCCGGCGGGAACCGAAGTGGCCATGAGCCGCGGCACGGGGGTGGCCCTCGACCATTTCGCCCCTGCCGAGACCGTCACCGCCCCCGTCACCTTCCTGCTGGTAGGCAGACTCATTGAGGCCAAGGGCCTCTATGAGTATGCCGAAGCCGCACGCATGCTCAAGGCGCGCCACCCCGAAGCCCGCTTCAGGGTGCTGGGCCCGCCCGAGCAGGGGCTTGGCAGCGTACCCATGGAGACCATCAACCAGTGGCACCGCGAAGGTGTCATCGAATACATGGGCCAGACGCGCGACGTTCGGCCCTTCCTGCGCGAGGCGAGCGTCGTCGTGCTCCCATCGTGGCGCGAGGGCACGCCGTGTTCCGTCATGGAGGGCATGAGCATGGCCCGCGCCGCCATCGTCACCGACGCACCCGGCTGCCGCGAGGTGGTCGAAGACGGCGTCAACGGCTTCATGGTGCCCTTGCGCTCACCCGAAGCCCTCGCCGCAGCCATGGAACGTTTCATCGAAGACCCGTCCCTCGTGCAGCGCATGGGCCGGGCAGGACGCGACCTCGCCGAACGGGAGTTCGACGCGGAGAAGGTCGCCGCACACATCATGCGGGTCATGCGGCTCGACGCCGCCCCCCGCGCCGGAGGCAATCCCCAGTGA
- the folD gene encoding bifunctional methylenetetrahydrofolate dehydrogenase/methenyltetrahydrofolate cyclohydrolase FolD: MQLLDGKATAATIREELRAEIAALTPRARRAPGLAVILVGEDPASQVYVRNKERACHDTGIVSEAFRLAPTTTQEELERLIADLNVRPDIDGILLQLPLPRGLDAQRCLEAIDPAKDVDGFHPQNMGRLALGLPGFRPCTPAGVMTLLERYDLSPSGRKAVVVGRSNIVGKPLALMLGAPGKYANATVTVCHSGTPDLAAECRTADFLFLAIGRPRFVTADMVREGAVVVDVGINRTETGLAGDCDFEGVSRVASAITPVPGGVGPMTIAQLLVNTVQSWKVRCGL, from the coding sequence ATGCAATTGCTCGACGGCAAGGCCACAGCGGCCACCATTCGCGAAGAACTGCGCGCCGAGATAGCCGCGCTGACCCCGCGCGCCCGCCGCGCACCGGGGCTTGCGGTCATCCTCGTGGGTGAGGACCCCGCGTCGCAGGTCTATGTGCGCAACAAGGAAAGGGCCTGCCACGATACGGGTATCGTGTCCGAGGCGTTTCGCCTTGCCCCCACCACGACACAGGAAGAGCTTGAACGGCTCATCGCCGACCTGAACGTTCGCCCCGACATCGACGGCATCCTGTTGCAGCTGCCCCTGCCGCGCGGTCTCGACGCCCAGCGTTGCCTCGAGGCCATCGACCCCGCCAAGGACGTGGACGGCTTCCATCCCCAGAACATGGGGCGTCTCGCCCTCGGGCTGCCGGGGTTCCGTCCCTGTACCCCTGCCGGGGTGATGACGCTGCTGGAGCGGTACGACCTCTCGCCCTCCGGTCGCAAGGCCGTGGTGGTGGGCCGCAGCAACATCGTGGGCAAGCCCCTCGCCCTCATGCTGGGCGCACCGGGCAAGTACGCCAACGCGACGGTGACGGTCTGCCACTCGGGCACCCCCGACCTCGCGGCCGAATGCCGTACTGCCGATTTCCTCTTTCTTGCCATCGGGCGTCCGCGGTTCGTCACTGCCGACATGGTACGTGAAGGCGCCGTCGTGGTGGACGTGGGCATCAACCGCACCGAGACGGGTCTTGCGGGCGACTGTGACTTCGAGGGCGTAAGCCGTGTGGCCTCTGCCATCACCCCCGTCCCCGGCGGCGTGGGCCCCATGACCATCGCGCAACTGCTGGTGAACACCGTCCAGTCGTGGAAGGTGCGCTGCGGGCTGTAG
- a CDS encoding sugar transferase: protein MNGIRNAYFQALDALCILVALYVSGEIMLPAEYNVLVDYTGASTFTTFFFLLFFYVLDCYNVGHEDVRDSIARVSVASVLGIIFTGFTFYSFEHWRFERTTFVVLLLLVVGMTLLWRMVYHRFGQRFTTRPRVVLVGVDRAGRVRKLLNEGMPEAEILGYVGEGDVDPDAGPCLGAPYEPVEIARRYGATMLVMLPDAPVDEDIARDLLDAKLRGLMVVDIRTLYEHVAKRIPVDQIRDEWLLTEDGFNLNTQGSVRRLKRAFDVIVSLSLLITTAPIMLVAAIAIRMESPGPVIYRQKRVGINEQEFMVLKFRSMRTDAEKDGAVWATKGDSRVTRVGRFIRKVRIDELPQLWNVLRGDMSMIGPRPERMEFVRQLEKVIPYFYVRHSVKPGITGWAQVCYPYGASVEDARYKLEYDLYYIKNMSPLLDIQIVLKTVGVILFPKGAR from the coding sequence GTGAACGGCATCCGCAACGCCTACTTTCAGGCCCTCGACGCACTGTGCATCCTCGTCGCCCTCTATGTGTCGGGCGAGATCATGCTCCCTGCCGAATACAACGTCCTCGTCGACTACACGGGCGCATCCACCTTCACCACCTTCTTCTTCCTGCTCTTCTTCTACGTGCTCGACTGCTACAACGTCGGGCACGAGGACGTGCGCGACAGCATCGCCCGCGTGAGCGTGGCCTCGGTGCTCGGCATCATCTTCACCGGCTTCACCTTCTATTCGTTCGAACACTGGCGTTTCGAGCGCACCACCTTCGTGGTGCTGCTCCTGCTCGTGGTGGGCATGACGCTGCTGTGGCGCATGGTCTACCACCGCTTCGGCCAGCGCTTCACCACCCGGCCCCGCGTGGTGCTGGTGGGTGTCGACAGGGCGGGTCGTGTCCGCAAACTGCTCAACGAAGGGATGCCCGAAGCCGAGATTCTGGGCTATGTGGGCGAGGGCGACGTGGACCCCGATGCGGGCCCCTGCCTTGGTGCACCCTATGAACCCGTCGAAATCGCCCGGCGCTACGGTGCCACCATGCTGGTGATGCTGCCCGACGCACCCGTGGACGAAGACATCGCCCGCGACCTTCTCGACGCCAAGCTGCGCGGCCTCATGGTCGTCGACATCCGCACCCTGTACGAACACGTCGCCAAGCGCATCCCCGTCGACCAGATACGCGACGAATGGCTGCTCACCGAAGACGGCTTCAACCTCAATACGCAGGGTTCCGTCCGTCGTCTCAAACGCGCGTTCGACGTCATCGTCTCCCTCTCTTTGCTCATCACCACCGCGCCCATCATGCTGGTCGCCGCCATCGCCATCCGCATGGAGTCGCCCGGCCCGGTCATCTATCGCCAGAAGCGCGTGGGCATCAACGAGCAGGAGTTCATGGTGCTCAAGTTCCGCTCCATGCGCACCGACGCCGAGAAGGACGGTGCCGTATGGGCCACCAAGGGCGACAGCCGTGTCACCCGCGTGGGTCGCTTCATCCGCAAGGTGCGCATCGACGAACTGCCCCAGTTGTGGAACGTGCTGCGCGGCGACATGAGCATGATAGGCCCGCGCCCTGAACGGATGGAGTTCGTCCGGCAGCTTGAGAAGGTCATCCCCTACTTCTACGTGCGCCACTCGGTGAAGCCCGGCATCACCGGATGGGCGCAGGTGTGCTACCCCTACGGGGCCTCGGTGGAGGACGCCCGTTACAAACTCGAATACGACCTCTACTACATCAAGAACATGTCGCCCCTGCTCGACATCCAGATCGTCCTCAAGACCGTGGGGGTCATCCTCTTCCCCAAGGGCGCACGCTAG